The Candidatus Manganitrophus noduliformans genome includes a window with the following:
- a CDS encoding carboxypeptidase regulatory-like domain-containing protein, with translation MKRIFFSAFLFFSIVLLSQPSPAAELSGRVFSKGAPVANLTVAVKGTETKTKTGPKGEYKLDLPPGNHTLIIRGEEFPVKVESDKTSHDIQL, from the coding sequence ATGAAGAGGATCTTCTTTTCCGCATTTCTGTTTTTCTCCATCGTTCTTCTTTCACAGCCGTCGCCGGCGGCGGAGCTTTCGGGAAGGGTCTTCAGCAAAGGGGCGCCGGTCGCGAACCTGACCGTGGCCGTGAAGGGGACGGAGACAAAAACGAAGACCGGTCCCAAAGGGGAGTATAAACTCGATCTGCCGCCGGGAAATCACACATTGATTATCCGAGGGGAGGAGTTCCCCGTGAAGGTCGAATCCGACAAAACCAGCCACGACATTCAACTTTAA
- a CDS encoding MoaD/ThiS family protein → MKVKLYHPTREIILKGPKQVAVLLRELNLPKEAHLVICGDELVTEDLVIPDDQTVEIRPVISGGE, encoded by the coding sequence ATGAAAGTGAAGCTTTATCACCCCACGCGCGAAATCATCCTGAAAGGACCCAAACAGGTCGCCGTTCTTCTGAGGGAGCTCAACCTTCCCAAAGAGGCGCACCTCGTCATCTGCGGCGATGAGCTGGTCACGGAAGACTTGGTGATCCCCGATGACCAGACGGTCGAGATCCGCCCCGTGATCTCGGGAGGAGAGTGA
- a CDS encoding ATP-binding protein, producing MKCRQCQKSAVIKMERHNTSLCGGCFNLYVHDQVDRAITEQKMFDHGEQILVAISGGKDSLALWDVLIKLGYRTAGLHLDLGIEAYSEVSRKKVETFAASRGLDLIVHPYKEAYGLGVIEIAEETARPACSACGTMKRYHFNRIAMERGFPVVATGHNLDDEASRLLGNVLQWQEEYLEKQSPVLSDEGGTWARKVKPLFRLAEREIAAYSILNRIDYIVDECPMSKGAKMLLYKDILNRLEEASPGTKHKFYLGFLKRPRAATATAKPVDLHPCQSCGQPTPGAVCGFCRLMQRVTP from the coding sequence ATGAAGTGCCGTCAATGTCAAAAGTCGGCCGTTATTAAAATGGAGCGCCACAACACCTCCCTCTGCGGCGGCTGCTTCAACCTTTACGTCCACGACCAGGTCGATCGGGCGATCACCGAGCAGAAGATGTTCGATCATGGAGAGCAGATTCTCGTCGCGATCTCCGGCGGGAAAGACTCGCTCGCTCTCTGGGATGTCCTCATTAAACTCGGCTACAGGACGGCGGGGCTCCATTTGGATTTGGGGATCGAAGCGTATTCGGAAGTCTCCCGGAAAAAAGTCGAGACGTTCGCGGCGTCACGCGGCTTGGATCTGATCGTCCATCCCTACAAAGAGGCCTACGGTCTCGGCGTGATCGAAATTGCGGAGGAGACGGCCCGGCCGGCCTGCTCCGCCTGCGGGACGATGAAGCGCTACCACTTCAACCGGATCGCGATGGAGCGGGGGTTCCCCGTCGTCGCCACCGGACACAATCTGGATGATGAGGCCTCGCGTCTATTGGGAAACGTATTGCAGTGGCAGGAAGAATATTTGGAGAAACAGTCGCCGGTCCTCTCCGACGAGGGGGGGACCTGGGCGAGAAAGGTGAAGCCGCTTTTCCGCCTCGCGGAGCGGGAGATCGCGGCCTATTCGATTCTGAACCGGATCGATTACATCGTCGATGAGTGCCCCATGTCGAAGGGGGCGAAGATGCTCCTTTATAAAGACATCCTCAACCGGCTGGAAGAGGCCTCCCCCGGCACGAAGCATAAATTTTATCTCGGCTTTCTGAAGCGGCCGCGCGCCGCGACGGCGACGGCGAAACCGGTCGATCTTCACCCCTGTCAGTCGTGCGGCCAGCCGACGCCGGGAGCGGTCTGCGGATTCTGCCGGTTGATGCAGCGGGTGACCCCATGA
- a CDS encoding tRNA (adenine-N1)-methyltransferase has translation MRLFSSGERVHLVNAKGDHYPLTLKAGALFQFSGETIPHDAIIGLEDGSEITLSRGSRFFVFKPTLAEYTLHMPRGAQILYPKDLALICMWADIHPGATVVEAGIGSGALTMAMLNAVGEKGRVISYEIREDFARRAVANIEAYLGSAITTDRLLVRQQDIYEGIEEEEVDRIVLDLPEPHKVVPHAVTKLRSGGIFLSFLPTVPQVELVVGALRKEPAFSEIETFETLLRTWNIDGRSVRPDHRMVAHSGFLTTARRVKRLPKKEFTVRPEEGPLPEKETIEKEQI, from the coding sequence ATGAGGCTTTTTTCTTCCGGAGAACGGGTTCATCTCGTCAACGCCAAAGGGGACCACTACCCGCTGACATTGAAGGCGGGAGCGCTCTTTCAATTCAGCGGGGAGACCATCCCGCACGACGCCATCATCGGCCTGGAGGATGGAAGCGAGATCACCCTGTCGCGCGGCAGCCGCTTCTTTGTGTTCAAGCCGACCCTGGCGGAGTATACCTTGCACATGCCGCGGGGTGCCCAGATCCTCTATCCGAAAGATCTGGCGCTCATCTGCATGTGGGCCGACATCCACCCCGGCGCGACGGTGGTGGAGGCGGGAATCGGATCGGGGGCGTTGACGATGGCGATGTTGAATGCGGTCGGGGAAAAGGGGCGGGTGATCAGTTACGAGATCCGCGAAGATTTCGCCCGGCGGGCGGTGGCGAACATCGAGGCCTATCTTGGGTCGGCGATCACGACCGACCGACTGTTGGTCCGCCAGCAGGATATTTACGAGGGGATCGAGGAGGAAGAGGTCGACCGGATCGTCCTCGATCTGCCGGAGCCGCACAAAGTGGTGCCGCACGCCGTGACCAAGCTCCGCTCCGGCGGGATCTTCCTGTCATTTCTTCCGACCGTCCCGCAGGTGGAGCTGGTGGTCGGCGCCCTCCGGAAAGAGCCGGCCTTCTCCGAGATCGAGACTTTCGAGACGCTGCTGCGCACCTGGAACATCGACGGCCGCAGCGTCCGCCCCGATCACCGGATGGTCGCCCACTCCGGATTCCTCACAACGGCGCGGCGGGTGAAGCGGCTCCCGAAGAAAGAGTTCACGGTCCGGCCGGAGGAGGGTCCCCTCCCGGAGAAGGAGACAATCGAGAAGGAACAAATATGA
- a CDS encoding OsmC family protein, with product MNADELRAVQAPLKARYREEPSAAKVTLSAEGILGEASVTCKVSTGRALVEAGLHPASGGSGLAACSGDMLLEALVGCAGVTLKAVATALAIPLRSGKIMAEGDLDFRGTLGVDKQTPVGFTEVRLRFQLDTDAAPDQIATLLKLTERYCVVYQTLRNSPRLTLSHEVTG from the coding sequence ATGAACGCAGACGAGCTCCGCGCCGTGCAAGCGCCGTTGAAGGCGCGTTATCGTGAGGAACCGTCCGCCGCGAAGGTCACCCTCTCCGCGGAAGGAATCCTCGGAGAAGCGTCGGTCACCTGCAAGGTGTCGACAGGGCGGGCGCTCGTGGAGGCCGGTCTTCATCCGGCGAGCGGCGGAAGCGGCCTGGCCGCCTGCTCGGGCGACATGCTCCTGGAAGCGCTGGTCGGATGCGCGGGGGTCACCCTTAAAGCGGTCGCCACGGCGCTTGCGATCCCGCTTCGGTCGGGCAAAATCATGGCGGAGGGAGATCTCGACTTCCGGGGGACCTTGGGGGTTGACAAACAAACTCCGGTGGGGTTTACTGAGGTTCGTCTTCGCTTCCAGCTCGACACCGACGCCGCCCCGGACCAGATTGCGACCCTGCTGAAATTGACCGAGCGCTACTGCGTGGTCTATCAGACCTTGCGGAATTCGCCCCGATTGACCCTCTCCCATGAAGTGACGGGATAG
- a CDS encoding tetratricopeptide repeat protein — MIKRSSLFVFMILLALFSASIADAQKKSKKPAPPEQIGQAAFPISCKKTVQKSFDRGIALLHSFWYQEAEKAFTSVIQTDPNCAMGYWGIAMSVYHPLWEAPNAADLKRGWTFAARAKKLGSKNERERDYLAALEIFYHDSDKVDHATRALAYQKALEQLHQKHPGDREGAIFYALSLLGTASPSDKSYTNQKKAVEILNPILAEAPEHPGVIHYLIHATDSPALASEGLNAARAYAKIAPSVPHALHMPSHIFIRLGLWQEAIDSNRASDAAAKSKMKGNPDPRLHAMDYMVYAYLQSGQDLQAKGILNDLSFLPKAKQETLTAAYAMAAIPARHAIERRRWAEALALSARPSRYPYTEAITYFSRAVGAARNRRLIEARGELEVLRSVRDRLVESKNEYWANQVEVLLQAAAAWTEYADGKHERAVMHMRTAADLEDSLEKHPVTPGPIVPAREMLADLLLEVGEPKEALVEFEKSLQTSPNRFNGFYGAARAAERAEDFKTARIYYEKLVALAGEANGRQTELAEAKTFLEKTAEQTGAEESAAQPAETEPES; from the coding sequence ATGATCAAACGTTCTTCTCTTTTTGTTTTTATGATCCTCCTCGCCCTCTTCTCGGCATCGATCGCCGACGCGCAAAAGAAGAGTAAAAAACCGGCGCCGCCGGAGCAGATCGGCCAGGCCGCCTTTCCAATCTCCTGTAAAAAGACGGTTCAGAAATCGTTCGACCGGGGGATCGCCCTGCTCCACTCCTTCTGGTACCAGGAGGCGGAGAAAGCGTTTACTTCGGTCATTCAAACCGATCCCAACTGCGCCATGGGATATTGGGGGATCGCGATGAGCGTCTATCACCCCCTTTGGGAAGCGCCCAACGCCGCCGATCTGAAACGGGGATGGACCTTCGCCGCCCGGGCGAAGAAGCTCGGGAGCAAGAACGAACGGGAGAGGGACTACCTGGCCGCCCTTGAAATTTTTTATCATGATTCCGATAAGGTCGACCATGCAACCCGCGCCCTCGCCTATCAAAAGGCATTGGAGCAGCTTCACCAAAAACATCCGGGCGACCGGGAAGGGGCGATCTTTTATGCCCTCTCTCTTCTGGGGACCGCCTCTCCGAGCGACAAGAGCTACACGAACCAGAAGAAAGCGGTGGAAATTCTCAATCCGATTTTGGCCGAGGCCCCCGAGCATCCCGGCGTGATTCACTATCTGATCCATGCCACCGATTCGCCGGCGCTCGCTTCGGAAGGGCTGAACGCCGCGCGGGCCTATGCGAAGATCGCCCCGTCGGTTCCGCACGCCCTTCACATGCCCTCTCACATCTTCATCCGTCTCGGGCTTTGGCAGGAGGCGATCGACTCCAACCGCGCCTCCGACGCCGCCGCAAAATCGAAAATGAAGGGGAATCCCGACCCGCGGCTTCATGCGATGGATTACATGGTCTACGCTTATCTCCAGAGCGGACAGGACCTCCAGGCAAAGGGGATCTTGAACGATCTCTCCTTTCTTCCCAAGGCGAAGCAGGAGACCCTGACCGCCGCCTACGCGATGGCGGCGATCCCTGCCCGCCATGCGATCGAGCGGCGCCGCTGGGCGGAAGCGCTGGCCCTCTCCGCCCGGCCGAGCCGCTATCCTTACACGGAAGCGATCACCTATTTCAGCCGCGCCGTCGGGGCGGCCCGAAACCGCCGCCTGATCGAAGCGCGCGGCGAGCTGGAAGTGCTTCGGTCGGTTCGCGACCGCTTGGTGGAATCGAAAAACGAATACTGGGCGAACCAGGTCGAAGTGCTCCTTCAGGCCGCGGCGGCCTGGACCGAATACGCCGACGGGAAACATGAGCGGGCCGTGATGCACATGCGCACGGCGGCCGATCTGGAAGACTCCCTTGAAAAACACCCGGTCACCCCCGGCCCGATCGTGCCGGCGAGGGAGATGCTCGCCGATCTTCTGCTGGAGGTGGGGGAGCCGAAAGAGGCGCTGGTCGAATTCGAGAAGTCGCTTCAGACCTCCCCGAATCGGTTCAACGGCTTCTACGGCGCCGCCCGCGCCGCCGAGCGCGCGGAAGACTTCAAAACGGCCCGGATCTATTATGAGAAGCTGGTGGCGCTGGCCGGGGAAGCGAACGGCCGCCAAACGGAGCTGGCGGAAGCAAAGACATTTCTTGAGAAAACGGCCGAGCAGACGGGGGCCGAAGAATCGGCCGCGCAACCGGCCGAAACGGAGCCCGAGTCGTGA
- a CDS encoding OsmC family protein gives MSEYQVAIDWERETEQFTYESYSRDHLWTFPGGVRVSASAAPDYQGNPSYVNPEEALVGALSSCHMLTFLAVAARKRFVVDSYHDDATGILEKNAEGKLAMTRVTLRPKITFSGEKKPTAEELKILHDQAHRGCFIANSVTTKVTVESR, from the coding sequence ATGTCTGAATATCAGGTTGCAATTGACTGGGAACGGGAAACCGAGCAATTTACCTACGAGTCATACAGCCGCGATCACCTCTGGACCTTTCCCGGCGGGGTGCGGGTCTCGGCATCTGCGGCTCCCGATTATCAGGGGAATCCGAGCTATGTGAATCCGGAAGAGGCGCTTGTCGGGGCACTGTCGAGCTGCCACATGTTGACCTTCCTCGCCGTCGCCGCCCGAAAGCGGTTTGTCGTCGATTCCTATCATGATGACGCCACCGGCATTCTGGAGAAGAATGCGGAGGGGAAGCTCGCAATGACGCGTGTTACCCTGCGGCCGAAGATTACTTTCTCGGGGGAGAAGAAGCCGACCGCAGAAGAGTTGAAGATACTTCACGATCAGGCGCACCGCGGCTGCTTCATTGCAAACTCCGTGACCACGAAGGTGACTGTAGAGAGCAGATAG
- a CDS encoding pirin family protein, producing the protein MDQARTIKTVITPQPVIEGAGVHLKRSIATRTLSELDPFLLFDHFGSENPDDYLAGFPMHPHRGIETVTYMLAGTVRHRDTLGNAGTIGPGDIQWMTSGRGILHEEMPQPSARLDGFQLWVNLPARLKMTAPRYQDISAAKIPVWTGENGVTIRVIAGEVGGIRGAVTDIAADPTYLDITLPANVAFRRSVPQGHAAFAYLFEGAGTFGIAESDGVSASAPRLLVLDDGDFLAVRAGESGVRFLLVSGQPLNEPIARYGPFVMNTREEIEQTLRELREGTFIR; encoded by the coding sequence ATGGATCAAGCGCGGACGATCAAAACGGTCATCACTCCCCAGCCGGTGATCGAAGGGGCCGGGGTGCACCTCAAGCGAAGCATCGCCACCCGCACCCTCAGCGAGCTGGATCCGTTTTTGTTGTTCGACCACTTCGGATCGGAAAATCCGGACGACTATCTGGCCGGATTCCCGATGCACCCCCACCGCGGGATCGAAACGGTCACCTATATGCTGGCCGGAACGGTCCGGCATCGGGATACCCTCGGAAACGCCGGAACGATCGGGCCGGGCGACATTCAGTGGATGACGTCGGGGAGGGGAATCCTTCACGAAGAGATGCCGCAGCCGAGCGCGAGGCTGGACGGGTTCCAGCTCTGGGTCAATCTTCCGGCCCGGCTCAAGATGACCGCTCCCCGATATCAAGACATTTCCGCCGCGAAGATTCCGGTCTGGACGGGAGAAAACGGGGTGACGATCCGGGTGATCGCCGGGGAGGTCGGCGGCATCCGGGGGGCGGTGACCGATATCGCGGCCGATCCGACCTATCTTGATATCACGCTCCCGGCGAACGTCGCTTTTCGCAGGTCGGTTCCGCAAGGCCATGCCGCCTTCGCCTATCTTTTCGAGGGGGCGGGGACGTTCGGGATCGCTGAGTCGGACGGCGTTTCCGCGTCGGCGCCCAGATTGTTGGTGCTCGACGACGGCGACTTCCTCGCCGTCCGCGCGGGGGAAAGCGGCGTCCGATTTCTTCTCGTCTCCGGTCAACCGCTCAACGAGCCGATCGCCCGCTACGGCCCTTTCGTCATGAACACCCGCGAGGAGATCGAGCAGACCCTCCGCGAGCTTCGCGAGGGGACCTTTATCCGCTAA
- a CDS encoding MEDS domain-containing protein — MNELTEQILGLEPGDHLCLIYDQDPAEQMPALVPFIKQGLAGGEQCIYIADDQTTDEVARALEGSGIDVRDELKRGALLLWTREEWRQPGEFDSDKKAAQVRQFIDAAFAAGFTGIRFAVEMTWTLGPAISAERLKHWEATINKIFIPGFPGRIVCQYSRHRLAPAVVETSLNTHPLAIIGQTVYPNLFYEAPLILDGRSEADKLDWMISQLKNARLEEKKRAGHQEREQNKRLRQIYQLNDQVNRAEALEEIYKASLDMILQSVKADRAAILLMDDDQVMRFKAWRGLSEEYREAVQGHSPWQPGAPDPQPVCIPDIDHAPLDAPLREVVRREGIQALGFFPLVYQKRLLGKFMVYYNTAHPFLEEEVQLAQTIAGHVAFSIQSKRREEALRQSQERLNVALSAGRMGAWEWDLRTGKIAWNSTLEAIHGIPPGTFGGCFEDFKRDIHPEDLERVLAAINRTLRDGSEYQIEYRILSPDQRLLWLEARGQLFLDANGRPERMVGVCMDITERKRMEEALTQRTSEAQEASRVKSEFVSNVSHELRTPLNAIIGFSHLVLGHIYGSINEEQRSALEGVIRNADDLRKLIDNLLDLSKIESGKTPLKIAPVEIPALIEDVSAGLQSLLEKKRLSLHCEKRTLPLIQSDADKIKQILVNLLSNAIKFTPEGGVTVEMEDRPEREGIEIRVHDTGIGIKPEDLAKIFNAFHQVDGTATREFGGSGLGLTIVKQLVDLLKGEIGVESEFGKGSTFILSLPYRADGRSPEINPAPERGSYHKSPIK, encoded by the coding sequence ATGAACGAGCTGACGGAACAGATCTTAGGTTTAGAGCCGGGGGATCATCTTTGCCTCATTTATGATCAGGACCCCGCCGAGCAGATGCCGGCGCTGGTTCCCTTTATCAAACAAGGACTGGCGGGCGGAGAGCAGTGTATTTATATCGCCGATGATCAGACGACCGACGAAGTGGCCCGCGCGCTTGAAGGGAGCGGAATCGACGTTCGCGATGAATTGAAACGGGGCGCGCTGCTCCTGTGGACCCGGGAGGAGTGGCGCCAGCCGGGCGAGTTCGATTCCGACAAAAAAGCGGCCCAGGTGCGTCAGTTCATCGATGCCGCCTTTGCGGCGGGATTCACCGGAATTCGGTTTGCGGTGGAAATGACCTGGACCCTCGGGCCCGCGATCAGCGCGGAACGGTTAAAACATTGGGAGGCGACCATCAATAAAATCTTCATTCCCGGCTTCCCGGGCCGGATCGTCTGTCAATACAGCCGCCATCGCCTCGCCCCGGCGGTCGTAGAGACCTCGTTGAACACCCACCCGCTCGCCATCATCGGACAAACGGTTTATCCCAATCTCTTTTATGAAGCTCCCCTGATTCTGGACGGCCGGTCCGAAGCGGATAAATTGGACTGGATGATCTCTCAGCTGAAAAACGCCCGTCTGGAAGAAAAGAAACGCGCAGGACACCAAGAGCGGGAGCAAAACAAGAGACTCCGGCAAATCTATCAGCTCAACGATCAGGTCAATCGGGCCGAGGCCCTTGAGGAGATTTACAAGGCCTCGCTCGACATGATTCTTCAATCGGTGAAGGCCGATCGCGCCGCCATTCTATTGATGGACGACGATCAGGTCATGCGCTTTAAAGCGTGGCGCGGACTTTCGGAAGAATACCGCGAGGCTGTGCAGGGACATTCTCCCTGGCAGCCCGGCGCCCCCGATCCGCAGCCGGTCTGTATCCCAGACATCGATCATGCCCCCTTGGACGCGCCTCTGCGAGAGGTTGTTCGTCGGGAAGGAATCCAAGCGCTCGGATTCTTTCCCTTGGTCTATCAAAAGCGGCTGCTGGGGAAATTTATGGTTTACTACAACACGGCGCATCCTTTTCTTGAGGAGGAGGTGCAGCTCGCGCAGACGATCGCCGGCCACGTCGCCTTTTCCATTCAGAGCAAGCGGCGAGAAGAGGCGCTGCGCCAAAGCCAAGAGCGCCTGAATGTCGCCTTGAGCGCGGGACGAATGGGGGCCTGGGAATGGGACCTTCGGACCGGGAAGATCGCTTGGAACAGCACGCTTGAGGCCATTCATGGAATTCCACCGGGGACATTCGGGGGATGTTTCGAAGATTTTAAACGCGACATCCATCCGGAAGACCTGGAACGGGTCTTGGCCGCGATCAATCGAACATTGCGGGACGGGAGCGAATACCAAATCGAGTATCGAATCCTCTCTCCGGATCAAAGGCTCCTCTGGTTGGAGGCGAGGGGACAGCTCTTTCTCGATGCGAACGGCCGGCCGGAGCGGATGGTCGGCGTCTGCATGGATATCACCGAGCGCAAGCGAATGGAAGAGGCGCTGACGCAAAGAACGAGCGAAGCGCAAGAGGCGAGCCGGGTGAAGTCGGAGTTTGTCTCGAATGTCTCTCACGAGTTGAGGACCCCGTTGAATGCAATTATCGGCTTCTCTCATCTTGTATTGGGTCATATTTACGGCTCGATTAACGAGGAACAAAGATCTGCGTTGGAGGGGGTGATCCGAAACGCGGACGACCTCCGCAAGCTGATCGATAATCTTTTGGATCTCTCGAAAATAGAGTCCGGCAAGACCCCCCTGAAAATCGCGCCGGTGGAGATCCCCGCCTTGATCGAAGATGTGTCGGCCGGGCTCCAATCGCTGCTGGAAAAGAAGCGTCTCTCTCTTCACTGTGAAAAGAGAACGCTCCCGCTCATTCAATCGGACGCGGATAAGATCAAGCAGATTTTGGTCAATCTCCTCTCCAATGCGATTAAATTTACGCCCGAAGGGGGGGTCACGGTCGAGATGGAAGATCGGCCCGAAAGAGAAGGGATCGAGATTCGCGTTCACGATACCGGCATCGGCATCAAACCGGAAGACCTTGCGAAGATCTTCAACGCGTTTCATCAGGTGGACGGGACCGCAACCCGCGAGTTTGGGGGGAGCGGTTTGGGTCTCACGATCGTGAAACAACTGGTCGATCTTTTAAAAGGGGAGATCGGCGTAGAAAGCGAATTCGGAAAAGGATCGACCTTTATCCTCTCGCTTCCTTATCGCGCCGATGGAAGATCGCCGGAGATCAATCCGGCGCCCGAGCGCGGTTCTTATCATAAATCGCCCATAAAATAA
- a CDS encoding DUF5985 family protein, whose product MIGFVSGAIMMACWVAGLFFLRFWKKTGDRLFAIFALAFWMLAAERIILVLINQEDEVRTFVYVIRLFAFVLILWAIYDKNRARAPD is encoded by the coding sequence ATGATCGGATTTGTCTCCGGCGCAATTATGATGGCCTGTTGGGTGGCCGGACTTTTCTTCCTTCGCTTCTGGAAAAAAACGGGAGACCGCCTCTTCGCAATTTTCGCGCTGGCGTTTTGGATGCTCGCCGCGGAGCGGATCATTCTCGTCCTGATCAATCAAGAAGACGAGGTTCGCACCTTCGTTTATGTGATCCGCCTCTTTGCGTTTGTCCTTATTTTATGGGCGATTTATGATAAGAACCGCGCTCGGGCGCCGGATTGA
- a CDS encoding DUF5985 family protein: protein MIEGAVYFLCALTSVACAFILLRSYQRNRTGILLWSALCFVGLALNNILLFVDLLFPQVPLQLWRLLPALVGLMLLIYGLIWDLV, encoded by the coding sequence ATGATTGAAGGAGCGGTTTATTTTCTTTGCGCTCTCACCAGCGTCGCCTGCGCGTTCATTCTGCTGCGGAGCTACCAGCGGAACCGAACGGGGATTCTGCTCTGGAGCGCGCTTTGTTTTGTCGGGTTGGCTTTAAATAACATCCTTCTTTTCGTCGACCTGCTCTTTCCGCAGGTCCCGCTCCAGCTCTGGCGACTTCTCCCCGCGCTGGTCGGCCTGATGCTGCTGATCTATGGCTTAATTTGGGATCTTGTCTGA
- a CDS encoding PEP-CTERM sorting domain-containing protein gives MLPRQIFKRSHERDTRRSNLTTPPINWANHFRLRWVHFALIVSLTAASVHNVFALTIIREFIGGDPQPIAVGEGNLIDIFNEAADQWERAILDPHVVTLRFGWAPVGGGTHELLAQGGFPNRETEGLILFNNDSDPEHFKWFLDPTPHLNEEYLRYEESSIELGGGSLNSGRIFSDAVGAADSGFTHIDLLSSALHEIGHSLGMSNNNAAFTMESIDGDIDITSPRPFPGTTVPLAFNNLGVDSHPDPIAIPFGLAMGSQAADQRQRLTELDILMISQLGSFEEIRLDPYVASVPEPSSFLLFGSGFIGWSWWRARTKNRL, from the coding sequence ATGTTGCCACGACAAATTTTCAAGCGATCTCATGAGCGCGACACCCGCCGCTCGAATCTTACAACCCCTCCGATAAATTGGGCCAACCACTTCCGCCTCCGGTGGGTTCACTTCGCCTTGATCGTGAGCCTGACGGCGGCCTCCGTTCATAATGTTTTTGCGCTGACGATCATCCGGGAATTTATCGGAGGGGACCCTCAGCCGATCGCCGTCGGGGAAGGGAATCTGATCGATATCTTCAATGAAGCGGCGGATCAGTGGGAGAGGGCGATCCTCGATCCGCATGTGGTGACCCTTCGCTTCGGCTGGGCCCCCGTCGGCGGAGGGACCCATGAATTGCTGGCGCAGGGGGGATTCCCGAACCGCGAGACGGAGGGGTTGATTCTTTTCAATAACGATTCCGATCCGGAGCACTTCAAGTGGTTTCTCGACCCCACCCCTCATCTCAATGAGGAATACCTCCGCTACGAGGAATCTTCTATCGAGTTGGGAGGGGGAAGCCTTAATTCGGGCCGCATCTTCTCGGACGCCGTCGGAGCGGCCGATTCCGGCTTTACCCATATCGATCTGCTTTCGTCGGCGCTGCATGAAATCGGACATTCTTTGGGGATGAGCAACAACAACGCCGCATTCACCATGGAAAGCATCGACGGCGACATTGATATCACCTCCCCGCGCCCTTTTCCCGGCACGACCGTTCCCCTCGCCTTCAACAATCTCGGTGTGGACAGCCATCCCGATCCGATTGCAATTCCCTTTGGTTTGGCGATGGGAAGCCAAGCGGCGGATCAGCGACAGCGCCTCACCGAACTCGATATTTTGATGATCTCGCAATTGGGGAGCTTCGAAGAGATTCGACTCGATCCATACGTTGCGAGCGTTCCCGAGCCGTCCTCATTCCTCTTGTTCGGATCGGGGTTCATCGGCTGGTCTTGGTGGCGCGCTCGGACCAAGAATCGGTTGTGA